A window of the Ammoniphilus oxalaticus genome harbors these coding sequences:
- the def gene encoding peptide deformylase, protein MGTRVIVKHPDPVLRQKCVQVKRFNANLHRLLDDMAETMYEAHGVGLAAPQVGILKRVIVMDCGDGIIEMINPEIVERDGEEVGPEGCLSIPGLLGDVRRALKVKARGLDRHGNPIEVVGEDLLARCIQHEIDHLNGVLFIDLAEKVYEKDPEDAD, encoded by the coding sequence ATGGGAACTAGAGTGATAGTCAAGCATCCAGATCCAGTTTTAAGACAGAAGTGTGTACAGGTCAAAAGGTTTAACGCCAATCTGCACAGGTTGTTGGACGACATGGCTGAAACGATGTACGAAGCGCATGGCGTCGGTTTGGCCGCTCCGCAAGTGGGCATTTTAAAGCGCGTCATCGTGATGGATTGCGGGGACGGTATCATTGAAATGATTAATCCAGAAATTGTTGAACGAGATGGAGAGGAAGTCGGTCCAGAAGGTTGCTTGAGTATTCCTGGCTTACTAGGGGACGTACGGCGAGCCCTCAAAGTGAAAGCGCGTGGGCTTGACCGACACGGAAACCCAATCGAAGTCGTTGGAGAGGACCTCTTGGCTCGTTGTATCCAGCATGAAATCGATCATTTAAACGGAGTGTTGTTTATCGATTTAGCTGAAAAAGTATATGAAAAAGACCCAGAAGATGCTGATTAA
- the fmt gene encoding methionyl-tRNA formyltransferase: protein MMNVIFMGTPDFAVPCLEKIVAENYNVIAVVTQPDRPKGRRRELTPPPVKEAALQHGLRVFQPEQLQDEAAVDHICSLQPDLIITAAYGQILPKRLIDLPTYGCINVHASLLPRYRGGAPIHQAIIDGNDETGVTIMYMVEKLDAGDILTQVKVSIEADDTVGLLHDKLARAGSQLLLETIPLLIEGMIEPRPQEESEVTYAWNIQREDEKIDWTRSAQEIYDQIRGLNPWPVAYAKLEGKVLKIWRAKVVDPQRQGDEPGTIVNVADEGIDVACGAGLLRLLEVHPSGRKKMSVSDFVRGVGQSLEPGMKLD from the coding sequence ATGATGAATGTTATTTTTATGGGAACGCCTGACTTTGCCGTTCCGTGTTTAGAAAAAATAGTAGCGGAGAATTATAATGTGATCGCAGTAGTAACCCAACCCGATCGCCCCAAAGGAAGAAGAAGAGAGTTGACCCCTCCCCCGGTAAAGGAGGCTGCCCTTCAACACGGCTTGCGCGTGTTTCAACCGGAGCAGTTGCAAGATGAGGCGGCTGTCGATCATATTTGTTCCCTTCAGCCCGATCTGATTATTACGGCTGCATACGGCCAAATCCTCCCAAAAAGGCTGATTGACCTCCCTACATACGGATGTATTAATGTCCACGCTTCTTTATTGCCGCGATATCGTGGCGGCGCTCCTATCCATCAAGCAATCATTGATGGAAATGATGAAACTGGCGTTACAATTATGTATATGGTTGAAAAACTGGATGCGGGTGATATTTTGACTCAAGTGAAAGTTTCGATTGAAGCGGACGATACAGTAGGCCTATTGCATGATAAATTAGCAAGAGCGGGTTCACAGCTACTTCTTGAGACTATTCCCTTGTTGATTGAAGGGATGATTGAACCAAGGCCACAGGAGGAATCCGAAGTAACGTACGCATGGAACATTCAAAGAGAAGATGAAAAAATAGATTGGACTCGTTCCGCGCAAGAAATCTATGATCAGATACGGGGATTAAATCCATGGCCGGTAGCTTATGCTAAGTTAGAAGGGAAAGTGTTGAAGATTTGGCGGGCAAAAGTGGTCGATCCACAGCGTCAAGGTGACGAGCCGGGGACGATCGTAAACGTAGCAGACGAAGGAATTGATGTGGCTTGCGGCGCGGGTTTATTGCGTTTGTTGGAAGTGCACCCTTCTGGCAGGAAAAAAATGAGCGTATCCGATTTTGTAAGAGGTGTTGGGCAAAGCCTTGAACCGGGGATGAAGCTAGACTAA
- the rsmB gene encoding 16S rRNA (cytosine(967)-C(5))-methyltransferase RsmB: MIEQGTQSARSLALDVLTEIERKDAFSNLELNAALNKANLTRREAGLATELVYGTLSRLNTLDWIATQFVKKPTHRLEPWLRNLLRLALYQLHYLDRIPDRAIVHEAVEEAKKHGHKGTVSLVNGVLRNYLREKEQLNPPTQWPKFKKIALEHSHPEWLVKRWLSAFGEKETIAMCKTNNLPPTLSVRVNTLRISKQAFIARLQQEIPDAVIEESLLSDVGLLVSHAGNIANSPLFNEGLCAIQDESSMLVGQAMDVQPEMAVLDTCAAPGGKTAHLAERMGNRGSILALDIHPHKLQLIDETVERLGITIVDTMEADARALPESFQQAQFDRILVDAPCSGFGVIRRKPDLKWQKQVEDITAIAAMQMELLEQAVRCLKPGGKLVYSTCTVDPEENGRLIHRFLDSHTEFELDPSLVDDMPPLLRERFHQSGAYIQILPHYFSSDGFFISRLRKRV; this comes from the coding sequence ATGATTGAACAAGGAACACAGTCTGCGCGTTCGCTTGCGCTCGATGTATTGACGGAAATTGAACGCAAGGACGCGTTTAGTAATTTAGAATTGAATGCTGCCTTGAACAAAGCAAATTTAACGCGTAGAGAAGCCGGGCTTGCAACTGAACTTGTCTATGGGACATTGTCCAGACTGAATACACTTGACTGGATCGCGACTCAATTTGTGAAGAAACCAACCCATCGCTTGGAACCATGGTTGCGAAATTTACTGCGTCTGGCGCTCTATCAACTCCATTATTTAGATCGGATCCCTGATCGAGCGATCGTACATGAAGCGGTTGAAGAAGCGAAAAAACATGGTCATAAAGGAACAGTCAGTTTAGTGAATGGTGTGTTAAGAAATTACCTGCGCGAAAAAGAACAATTAAATCCGCCAACACAATGGCCAAAATTCAAAAAAATTGCGCTCGAACATTCTCATCCTGAATGGTTAGTGAAAAGATGGCTTTCGGCGTTTGGTGAAAAAGAAACGATTGCGATGTGTAAAACGAATAATTTACCGCCGACGCTTAGTGTTCGCGTCAATACATTGCGCATTTCTAAGCAAGCATTTATAGCGCGTCTTCAACAAGAAATTCCAGACGCGGTGATTGAAGAATCACTCTTGTCAGATGTCGGTTTGCTCGTTTCCCATGCGGGAAATATCGCAAATTCGCCCCTGTTTAACGAAGGACTTTGCGCCATCCAGGATGAAAGCTCGATGTTAGTTGGGCAGGCGATGGATGTCCAACCCGAAATGGCGGTGTTAGATACTTGCGCTGCGCCGGGCGGGAAAACAGCGCATTTAGCGGAACGAATGGGCAACCGAGGTTCGATTCTGGCTTTAGACATTCACCCTCACAAGCTGCAGTTGATCGATGAGACGGTCGAACGGCTTGGGATAACCATTGTTGACACAATGGAGGCGGATGCTCGGGCATTACCAGAAAGCTTTCAGCAGGCTCAATTTGATCGAATTTTAGTCGACGCGCCGTGTTCTGGATTTGGTGTGATTCGACGTAAACCTGATTTGAAATGGCAAAAACAAGTCGAGGATATTACGGCGATCGCCGCAATGCAAATGGAGTTGTTAGAGCAGGCTGTCCGCTGTTTAAAACCTGGAGGCAAGCTCGTTTACAGTACGTGCACCGTTGATCCTGAAGAAAATGGGCGGTTGATTCATCGTTTTTTGGATAGCCATACCGAATTTGAATTAGATCCTAGCCTAGTTGACGATATGCCGCCGCTTCTTCGTGAGCGCTTTCACCAATCGGGAGCGTATATTCAGATTTTGCCTCATTATTTTAGCAGCGATGGATTCTTTATTTCCCGTTTGCGGAAGCGAGTGTAA
- the rlmN gene encoding 23S rRNA (adenine(2503)-C(2))-methyltransferase RlmN, translating to MVIDLKPLIYDMRFEALQQWLESKGEKKFRAGQIFDWLYVKRVDQFEQMTNLSKSLRDLLQDHFTLAGLREITHQESADGTIKFLFSLHDGHAIETVIMRHNYGNSVCVTTQVGCRIGCTFCASTIGGLKRDLTAGEIVSQVLMAQKMLDQQEQRASHVVVMGIGEPFENFTALLDFLYVINHERGLNIGQRHITVSTSGIVPKIYAWADDMNQFNLAVSLHAPNNEIRSRLMPINRGFPLIELMKACRYYVDKTGRRITFEYGLFGGVNDKPAHAEELAELIGDLNCHVNLIPVNYVPEREYTRTSRDDIFAFLKTLQNKGINATIRREHGSDIAAACGQLRAQHAQKDQKLTKEGKKEKVSK from the coding sequence ATGGTGATAGATTTGAAACCGTTGATTTATGATATGAGATTTGAGGCTCTGCAACAATGGCTGGAGAGTAAGGGTGAAAAAAAGTTTCGGGCCGGACAAATCTTTGATTGGTTATATGTAAAAAGGGTTGATCAATTCGAGCAGATGACAAACTTATCGAAGTCGTTGAGAGATTTGTTGCAAGATCATTTTACGTTGGCGGGATTGCGTGAAATTACACACCAAGAGTCAGCGGACGGAACGATTAAGTTCCTATTCTCTTTGCATGACGGTCACGCGATTGAAACGGTGATCATGCGACACAATTACGGCAACAGTGTTTGTGTGACGACTCAAGTCGGTTGTAGAATCGGGTGCACCTTTTGCGCCTCGACAATCGGCGGCCTAAAGCGTGATCTGACAGCGGGAGAAATCGTCTCGCAAGTGTTAATGGCTCAAAAGATGCTAGATCAGCAAGAACAACGAGCAAGCCACGTCGTCGTCATGGGGATTGGCGAGCCGTTTGAAAATTTTACAGCGTTGCTTGATTTCCTATATGTGATAAATCACGAACGGGGACTTAATATCGGTCAGCGCCATATCACGGTATCAACGAGCGGAATCGTTCCGAAGATTTACGCGTGGGCGGATGATATGAATCAATTTAACTTAGCGGTTTCGTTGCATGCCCCAAACAATGAGATCCGCTCGCGCCTGATGCCAATTAATCGCGGTTTCCCGTTAATAGAATTGATGAAAGCGTGTCGTTATTATGTAGACAAAACAGGCCGCCGCATCACCTTTGAGTATGGATTATTTGGCGGGGTTAACGACAAGCCCGCTCATGCGGAAGAATTAGCGGAATTGATTGGCGATCTGAACTGTCATGTCAATCTCATTCCTGTGAACTATGTCCCAGAACGAGAGTATACGCGAACATCGCGAGATGATATTTTTGCCTTTTTAAAGACGTTGCAGAATAAAGGAATTAACGCTACGATCCGTCGCGAACACGGCAGTGATATCGCCGCGGCCTGCGGTCAATTGCGAGCCCAACATGCGCAAAAGGATCAAAAATTAACAAAAGAGGGCAAGAAAGAGAAAGTTTCTAAGTGA
- a CDS encoding Stp1/IreP family PP2C-type Ser/Thr phosphatase — protein sequence MDAAYKTHIGCVRALNEDTGAVVHLSEGHLMAIVADGMGGHKAGDVASLMAVDIIKMELQGTELTSSLTPEAGIDLLDRAILKANDAIFEYANSNDDCHGMGTTVVVSLLNPEWLVIGHIGDSRIYRIAGEEIKQLTEDHSLVNELLKNGQITREEAIHHPQRNVLVKALGTDRSVDVELKALAWDPEDKLLLCSDGLSNKVPPQAMLQTIQQSTTPDSAVEHLIHLALQAGGEDNATAIVIANSKASQERNGVSE from the coding sequence ATGGATGCAGCCTACAAAACACATATCGGCTGTGTAAGAGCCTTGAATGAGGACACGGGAGCGGTTGTGCATCTGTCGGAAGGTCATTTGATGGCAATCGTCGCCGATGGGATGGGTGGTCATAAGGCTGGCGATGTCGCTAGTCTGATGGCGGTCGATATTATTAAAATGGAGCTGCAGGGAACAGAACTGACAAGTTCACTGACTCCCGAAGCTGGAATCGATCTGTTGGATCGAGCGATCCTTAAGGCTAACGACGCTATTTTTGAATATGCGAACAGTAATGACGATTGTCACGGGATGGGGACAACGGTCGTTGTATCCTTGCTTAATCCAGAGTGGCTTGTCATCGGGCATATTGGGGATAGTCGCATTTATCGAATCGCGGGCGAAGAGATTAAGCAATTGACAGAAGATCATTCACTTGTCAATGAACTTTTAAAAAATGGTCAAATTACGAGAGAAGAGGCCATTCATCACCCACAGCGCAATGTGCTCGTTAAAGCGTTAGGCACTGATCGAAGTGTCGATGTAGAATTAAAAGCTTTGGCTTGGGATCCAGAGGACAAATTGTTGCTATGTTCTGACGGACTATCCAATAAAGTTCCGCCGCAAGCCATGCTGCAGACGATTCAACAATCAACCACTCCTGATTCCGCAGTAGAACACCTAATCCATCTCGCTTTACAAGCTGGCGGGGAAGACAATGCGACGGCGATCGTAATTGCAAACTCCAAAGCGTCACAGGAGCGAAATGGGGTGTCTGAATGA